In Streptomyces sp. DG2A-72, one genomic interval encodes:
- a CDS encoding SAVMC3_10250 family protein encodes MRFSEMIYFSRRRLDAFFPERTPGMSPSWNVEVDLQVATIGIGPGAPLTPTEVEVRRLRKVRQHLEREASHFYAPDLKTGDWVYFDLEMGWGTSHEDSALPDLDDVLLFCGSLPGDRTGGPATVDLMLCGATEHLLERTATVGRLGSGTRWLHNLILKIDEQDDVGAAGIPEELTQRALSVPRINRPEQIARDVFRIAQKHHSPLQRARVQGLARVNFNLPNGEWTSRLIMATPLYVQYAAPKSLRWITRIRLHRDLCLRYGRPWWKWRPDLPTRDRGRFYDPAAAE; translated from the coding sequence GTGCGCTTCAGCGAGATGATCTACTTCTCTCGTCGACGACTCGATGCTTTCTTTCCGGAACGAACTCCGGGCATGTCGCCCTCTTGGAACGTCGAAGTTGATCTTCAGGTGGCAACGATAGGGATCGGTCCCGGTGCTCCCCTCACTCCAACCGAGGTAGAAGTGCGACGGCTTCGAAAGGTGCGGCAGCACCTGGAGCGGGAGGCTTCGCACTTCTACGCACCAGATCTGAAGACTGGCGACTGGGTCTACTTCGATTTGGAAATGGGCTGGGGGACGTCGCACGAAGACAGCGCCTTGCCGGACCTCGACGACGTGCTCTTGTTCTGCGGATCCCTGCCGGGTGATCGCACGGGCGGCCCTGCCACGGTTGATCTCATGCTGTGCGGTGCAACTGAGCATCTATTAGAGCGGACCGCTACAGTTGGCCGTCTGGGCTCCGGTACAAGGTGGCTACACAACCTCATCCTCAAAATCGATGAGCAGGATGACGTCGGTGCGGCTGGAATCCCAGAGGAACTGACGCAGCGGGCGCTTTCTGTGCCGAGGATCAATCGGCCCGAACAGATAGCAAGAGACGTTTTCCGCATCGCCCAGAAGCACCACTCCCCTTTGCAGCGTGCGAGGGTGCAAGGGCTGGCACGGGTAAATTTCAATCTCCCGAATGGCGAATGGACTTCCCGCCTGATCATGGCTACACCGCTGTATGTCCAGTACGCCGCTCCAAAGTCTTTGCGATGGATCACGAGGATTCGACTTCATCGTGATCTTTGTCTTCGGTACGGTCGACCGTGGTGGAAGTGGCGCCCCGACCTACCCACACGAGATCGAGGGCGCTTCTATGATCCAGCCGCAGCCGAGTAG
- a CDS encoding dihydrofolate reductase family protein, with the protein MSLARVHNFSISLDGFGTGDGQSHDAPFGHAGERLHEWMFTTGFWHNMTGRPGGTRGLDDAFARQFEPGIGAEIMGAGKFGYPGWHEDPDWKGWWGPNPPFHTPTFILTHHTRPPIEMEGGTTFHFLDTSPAKALETAREAAGGQDVRIGGGPTVIRDFLAAGLIDHMHVVVTPILLGRGVRLWDGLEATEQDYNIEAASSPSGVTHVTFTRAGL; encoded by the coding sequence ATGTCGCTCGCCCGCGTCCACAACTTCTCCATCTCCCTCGACGGCTTCGGCACCGGTGACGGTCAGAGCCATGACGCACCGTTCGGCCACGCCGGCGAAAGGCTGCACGAGTGGATGTTCACCACCGGGTTCTGGCACAACATGACCGGCCGTCCCGGCGGGACCCGCGGCCTCGACGACGCCTTCGCGCGGCAGTTCGAGCCCGGCATCGGCGCCGAGATCATGGGCGCCGGCAAGTTCGGCTACCCCGGATGGCACGAGGACCCGGACTGGAAGGGATGGTGGGGGCCCAACCCGCCGTTCCACACACCGACGTTCATCCTCACCCATCACACGCGCCCGCCGATCGAGATGGAGGGCGGCACGACCTTCCACTTCCTCGACACCTCGCCCGCCAAGGCGCTCGAGACGGCCCGCGAGGCCGCGGGCGGCCAGGACGTACGCATCGGCGGCGGACCCACCGTGATCCGCGACTTCCTCGCCGCCGGCCTCATCGACCACATGCACGTCGTGGTGACCCCGATCCTGCTCGGCCGAGGCGTCCGCCTCTGGGACGGACTGGAGGCCACCGAGCAGGACTACAACATCGAGGCCGCTTCCTCGCCCAGCGGAGTCACGCACGTGACCTTCACCCGCGCGGGCCTCTGA
- a CDS encoding TIGR03960 family B12-binding radical SAM protein, which translates to MPSEVAAAAESVFPQLEALLPHVQKPIQYVGGELNSTVKPWESCDVRWALMYPDAYEVGLPNQGVMILYEVLNEQQGVLAERTYSVWPDLEALMREHDVPQFTVDSHRPVRAFDVFGLSFSTELGYTNMLTALDLAGIPLESKDRGPDDPIVLAGGHAAFNPEPIADFIDAAIIGDGEQAVLDMTRIIREWKAQGRPGGREEVLFRLAKTGGVYIPAFYDVEYLPDGRIARVVPNKSGVPWRVSKHTVMDLDEWPYPKQPLVPLAETVHERMSVEIFRGCTRGCRFCQAGMITRPVRERSITGIGEMVDKGLKATGFEEVGLLSLSSADHSEIGDIAKGLADRYEEDKIGLSLPSTRVDAFNVDLANELTRNGRRSGLTFAPEGGSERLRKVINKMVSEDDLIRTVATAYGNGWRQVKLYFMCGLPTETDDDVLQIADMAMNVIQKGREVSKSNDIRCTVSIGGFVPKPHTPFQWAPQLSAEETDARLEKLRDKIRGDKKYGRSIGFRYHDGKPGIVEGLLSRGDRRIGAVIRAVYEDGGRFDGWREHFSYDRWMQSADKALAPFGVDVDWYTTRERSYEEVLPWDHLDSGLDKDWLWEDWQDALDETEVEDCRWTPCFDCGVCPQMDTWPQVSNSGKKLLPLTVKKDAPTSGHAH; encoded by the coding sequence ATGCCCTCCGAAGTCGCTGCGGCCGCAGAATCCGTGTTCCCGCAGCTCGAAGCTCTGCTCCCGCATGTGCAGAAGCCGATCCAGTACGTCGGCGGAGAGCTCAACTCCACGGTCAAGCCGTGGGAGTCGTGCGACGTCCGCTGGGCCCTGATGTACCCGGACGCGTACGAGGTCGGGCTGCCCAACCAGGGCGTCATGATCCTCTACGAGGTCCTGAACGAACAGCAGGGCGTCCTCGCCGAGCGCACCTACAGCGTCTGGCCGGACCTGGAGGCGCTGATGCGGGAGCACGACGTCCCGCAGTTCACGGTGGACAGCCACCGGCCGGTGCGCGCGTTCGATGTCTTCGGGCTCTCCTTCTCCACGGAGCTCGGCTACACGAACATGCTGACGGCGCTGGACCTGGCGGGCATCCCGCTGGAGTCGAAGGACCGTGGACCGGACGACCCGATCGTCCTGGCCGGCGGCCACGCCGCCTTCAACCCCGAGCCGATCGCCGACTTCATCGACGCGGCGATCATCGGCGACGGCGAGCAGGCCGTGCTCGACATGACGCGGATCATCCGCGAGTGGAAGGCGCAGGGGCGTCCCGGCGGCCGGGAGGAGGTCCTGTTCCGCCTCGCGAAGACGGGCGGGGTGTACATCCCGGCGTTCTACGACGTCGAGTACCTCCCGGACGGCCGCATCGCCCGCGTCGTCCCCAACAAGTCGGGTGTCCCGTGGCGTGTGTCCAAGCACACGGTGATGGACCTGGACGAGTGGCCGTACCCCAAGCAGCCGCTGGTGCCGCTGGCGGAAACGGTCCATGAGCGGATGTCCGTCGAGATCTTCCGCGGCTGCACCCGCGGCTGCCGCTTCTGCCAGGCGGGCATGATCACCCGCCCGGTCCGTGAGCGTTCCATCACGGGCATCGGCGAGATGGTCGACAAGGGCCTGAAGGCGACGGGCTTCGAGGAAGTGGGCTTGCTGTCCCTGTCCTCGGCGGACCACTCGGAGATCGGCGACATCGCGAAGGGGCTCGCGGACCGCTACGAGGAGGACAAGATCGGCTTGTCCCTCCCGTCGACGCGTGTCGACGCCTTCAACGTGGACCTGGCGAACGAGCTGACGAGGAACGGCCGGCGCTCGGGCCTGACCTTCGCGCCGGAGGGCGGCTCGGAGCGCCTGCGCAAGGTCATCAACAAGATGGTGTCCGAGGATGACCTCATCCGGACGGTGGCGACGGCGTACGGCAACGGCTGGCGCCAGGTGAAGCTGTACTTCATGTGCGGCCTGCCGACGGAGACGGACGACGACGTCCTCCAGATCGCCGACATGGCGATGAACGTGATCCAGAAGGGCCGCGAGGTGTCGAAGTCCAACGACATCCGCTGCACGGTCTCGATCGGCGGCTTCGTCCCCAAGCCCCACACCCCCTTCCAATGGGCCCCCCAGCTCTCCGCCGAGGAGACGGACGCCCGCCTCGAGAAGCTCCGCGACAAGATCCGCGGCGACAAGAAGTACGGCCGCTCGATCGGCTTCCGCTACCACGACGGCAAGCCGGGCATCGTCGAAGGCCTGCTCTCGCGGGGCGACCGCCGCATCGGCGCCGTCATCCGCGCGGTCTACGAGGACGGCGGCCGCTTCGACGGCTGGCGCGAACACTTCTCCTACGACCGCTGGATGCAGTCCGCCGACAAGGCGCTGGCCCCCTTCGGCGTCGACGTCGACTGGTACACCACCCGCGAACGCAGCTACGAGGAAGTCCTCCCCTGGGACCACCTGGATTCGGGGTTGGACAAGGACTGGCTCTGGGAGGACTGGCAGGACGCCCTCGACGAGACGGAGGTCGAGGACTGCCGGTGGACGCCGTGCTTCGATTGCGGGGTGTGTCCGCAGATGGATACTTGGCCACAAGTAAGTAACAGCGGGAAGAAGTTGCTGCCGCTGACGGTCAAGAAGGATGCTCCGACCAGCGGACACGCTCACTGA
- the rodA gene encoding rod shape-determining protein RodA, producing the protein MTGNSFSVSGYGPKRAGWTRLFARDSLARRLDWPILLSAIALSLIGAALVYSATRNRTELNQGDPYDFLIRHLLNTGIGFALMIGTVWLGHRTLRTAVPILYGLSVFLVLLVLTPLGATINGAHAWLVLGGGFSLQPSEFVKVTIILGMAMLLAARVDAGDKQYPDHRTVMQALGLAAVPMLIVLLMPDLGSVMVMVIIVLGVLLASGASNRWVFGLLGVGVAGAIAVWQLGVLDQYQINRFAAFANPELDPAGVGYNTNQARIAIGSGGLTGSGLFHGSQTTGQFVPEQQTDFVFTVAGEELGFVGGGLIIVLLGVVLWRACRIARETTELYGTIVAAGIIAWFAFQSFENIGMTLGIMPVAGLPLPFVSYGGSSMFAVWVAVGLLQSIRVQRPMSA; encoded by the coding sequence ATGACCGGCAACAGCTTCTCCGTCTCCGGGTACGGGCCCAAGCGCGCGGGCTGGACCCGGCTGTTCGCCCGTGACTCCCTCGCGCGCCGGCTCGACTGGCCGATACTGCTGTCGGCCATCGCGCTGTCGCTGATCGGAGCGGCCCTCGTCTACTCGGCGACCCGCAACCGCACCGAGCTCAACCAGGGCGACCCGTACGACTTCCTGATCCGGCATCTGCTCAACACCGGCATCGGCTTCGCCCTGATGATCGGCACGGTCTGGCTCGGCCACCGCACCCTGCGCACCGCCGTGCCGATCCTGTACGGCCTCTCGGTGTTCCTGGTGCTGCTGGTGCTCACCCCGCTCGGCGCGACCATCAACGGCGCCCACGCCTGGCTCGTCCTCGGCGGCGGCTTCTCGCTCCAGCCCTCGGAGTTCGTGAAGGTCACGATCATCCTCGGCATGGCGATGCTGCTGGCGGCACGGGTGGACGCGGGCGACAAGCAGTACCCGGACCATCGCACGGTCATGCAGGCGCTCGGCCTGGCCGCCGTGCCGATGCTGATCGTGCTGCTCATGCCCGACCTCGGCTCGGTCATGGTCATGGTGATCATCGTGCTGGGCGTGCTGCTGGCCTCCGGCGCCTCCAACCGCTGGGTCTTCGGGCTGCTCGGCGTCGGTGTCGCGGGCGCGATCGCGGTCTGGCAGCTGGGCGTGCTGGACCAGTACCAGATCAACCGCTTCGCCGCCTTCGCCAACCCGGAGCTGGACCCGGCCGGCGTCGGCTACAACACCAACCAGGCCCGTATCGCGATCGGTTCGGGCGGACTGACGGGCTCGGGCCTGTTCCACGGCTCGCAGACCACCGGTCAGTTCGTGCCGGAGCAGCAGACCGACTTCGTGTTCACGGTCGCGGGGGAGGAACTGGGCTTCGTCGGCGGCGGCCTGATCATCGTGCTGCTGGGCGTGGTGCTGTGGCGTGCGTGCCGGATCGCCCGTGAGACGACCGAGTTGTACGGCACGATCGTCGCCGCCGGGATCATCGCCTGGTTCGCCTTCCAGTCCTTCGAGAACATCGGGATGACGCTCGGGATCATGCCGGTGGCGGGGCTGCCGCTGCCGTTCGTGTCGTACGGCGGCTCGTCCATGTTCGCGGTGTGGGTGGCAGTGGGACTGTTGCAGTCGATTCGGGTGCAACGACCCATGTCGGCGTAA
- a CDS encoding recombinase family protein, translating into MGKRTRTRAATDRQQYAVEAEWSEADLALLEELKRADALLPDDAPRALLSVRLSVLTDDTTSPVRQELDLRILARERGYRVVGVASDLNVSATKVPPWRRKELGDWLNNRAPEFDVLLFWKLDRFVRRLTDLSTMIDWCLKYGKNLVSKNDSIDLTTTAGKIMVTIVGGIAEIEAANTSTRVASLWDYTKTQSNWLVGKPAFGYETAVDENGKVVLVINRNAYKALHWCRNAALRANGASARRMAKVLVRSGLCGPGLTATTLLRRLRNPALMGYRVEEDKNGGVRRSKIVLGNDGKPIRVADGIFTEDEFHSLQAVLDQNGKDQPTRNPEGATKFLGVLICHDCGTNMTVQNTRTEGRLYSYLRCGKCKSGGQGAPNPEAIYSKLVDDVLRVLGDEPVMTREYRQGAEARKEQKRLEESVSYYMTGLEPGGRFTKTRFTKEQAEKTLDDLIKQLEAIDPESTKDRWIAVHNGKSFRAQWEEGGMEAMAADLLRVGVQCKIKRTKVKGVRAPHIHMKLMIPKDVRDRLVLKEDDFAQVF; encoded by the coding sequence ATGGGAAAACGAACGAGGACTAGGGCAGCAACTGATCGGCAGCAGTACGCCGTTGAGGCCGAGTGGAGCGAAGCGGATCTTGCACTTCTAGAGGAACTGAAGAGAGCGGACGCCCTCTTACCCGACGACGCCCCAAGGGCCCTGTTGTCCGTGCGCCTGTCCGTCCTCACCGACGACACGACATCACCGGTCCGGCAAGAGCTTGATCTCAGGATCCTCGCCAGGGAGCGCGGCTATCGAGTCGTCGGTGTCGCCAGCGACCTCAACGTGTCGGCGACGAAGGTGCCCCCGTGGAGGCGCAAGGAGCTCGGGGACTGGCTGAACAACCGGGCGCCAGAGTTCGACGTACTGCTCTTCTGGAAGCTGGACCGTTTCGTACGACGGCTCACAGACCTGAGCACCATGATCGACTGGTGCCTGAAGTACGGGAAAAACCTGGTCTCCAAGAACGACTCGATCGACCTGACCACGACGGCCGGAAAGATCATGGTCACGATCGTCGGCGGCATTGCCGAGATCGAAGCGGCCAACACGAGTACGCGCGTCGCGAGCCTCTGGGACTACACCAAGACACAGAGCAACTGGCTTGTGGGCAAGCCAGCGTTCGGCTACGAGACGGCGGTGGACGAGAACGGGAAGGTGGTTCTCGTGATCAACCGCAACGCGTACAAGGCACTGCACTGGTGCCGGAACGCAGCGCTGAGGGCGAACGGTGCGTCCGCCCGGCGCATGGCCAAGGTCCTCGTCCGATCCGGGCTCTGCGGTCCCGGGCTGACGGCGACGACCCTGCTCCGGCGCCTCCGAAACCCGGCGCTCATGGGGTACCGCGTAGAGGAGGACAAGAACGGAGGCGTCCGCCGTTCGAAGATCGTTCTGGGCAACGACGGAAAGCCCATCCGCGTTGCCGATGGCATCTTCACCGAGGATGAGTTCCACAGCCTCCAAGCCGTACTGGATCAAAACGGGAAGGATCAACCGACCCGAAACCCGGAGGGGGCAACGAAGTTCCTCGGGGTTCTGATCTGCCATGACTGCGGCACCAACATGACGGTGCAGAACACCCGCACCGAAGGTCGGTTGTACTCCTACCTGCGATGCGGCAAGTGCAAGAGCGGAGGCCAGGGCGCGCCGAACCCCGAGGCGATCTACAGCAAGCTTGTCGACGACGTCCTGAGGGTTCTGGGCGACGAGCCCGTCATGACCCGCGAGTACCGGCAGGGGGCCGAGGCCCGCAAGGAACAGAAGCGCCTCGAAGAGTCCGTCAGCTACTACATGACCGGCCTGGAGCCGGGAGGCCGCTTCACGAAGACCCGGTTCACCAAGGAGCAGGCCGAGAAGACGCTGGACGACCTCATCAAGCAGTTGGAGGCCATCGACCCCGAGTCGACCAAGGACCGGTGGATCGCGGTACACAACGGCAAGTCGTTCCGCGCCCAGTGGGAGGAAGGCGGCATGGAAGCCATGGCCGCCGATCTACTCCGGGTCGGCGTGCAGTGCAAGATCAAGCGGACGAAGGTGAAGGGCGTACGCGCTCCGCACATCCACATGAAGCTCATGATCCCCAAGGACGTGCGGGACCGCCTGGTACTCAAGGAAGACGACTTCGCGCAGGTCTTCTGA
- a CDS encoding CYTH and CHAD domain-containing protein, which produces MADTKREIERKYESDESGLPDLTGVAGVAAVMDKGVAELDATYYDTVDTRLAAASITLRRRTGGSDAGWHLKFPVGPGVRDEIQAPLSDALPRTFAGLVRSRVRDLELVPVVRLRSARDVRDLLDADGRLLAEVSVDAVRAERLTEGGGTAQWTEIEVELADGGDPAFLDKVEKRLRKAGVRPSASPSKLARALADTAPKKKRRKDKQAPAPETAAPRTAGDHVLAYLRAQRDAIVELDPAVRRDVYDSVHRLRVATRRMRSAFRSYGKVLDRTVTDPIGDELKWLAGELGVDRDQEVLTERLTAALDELPRTLISGPVRTRLRTWSHARRGGSRRRLIAVLDGKRYLALLETLDALIADPPLLEAAAGSPEKVIGKAVRKDFSKVSELIEEALVLPSGHDRDVPLHEARKKAKRTRYSAESALPALGDPASALLKSMKSLQNLLGNHQDSVMTREALRELAQQAHAAGESAFTYGLLYGREEQRAAADEAELPGLWAEIKALTDI; this is translated from the coding sequence ATGGCGGACACGAAGCGCGAAATCGAGCGCAAGTATGAATCCGACGAGAGCGGTCTGCCCGACCTCACCGGCGTCGCCGGAGTCGCGGCCGTCATGGACAAGGGTGTCGCCGAACTCGACGCCACCTACTACGACACGGTCGACACCCGTCTCGCGGCGGCTTCGATCACCCTGCGCCGCAGGACCGGCGGCTCGGACGCCGGCTGGCATCTGAAGTTCCCGGTCGGCCCCGGGGTCCGGGACGAGATCCAGGCACCCCTCTCCGACGCCTTGCCGCGCACCTTCGCCGGGCTCGTCCGCTCCCGCGTCCGGGACTTGGAGCTGGTCCCCGTCGTCCGGCTCCGCTCCGCCCGCGACGTACGCGACCTCCTGGACGCCGACGGCCGGCTGCTCGCCGAGGTCAGCGTCGACGCCGTACGCGCCGAGCGGCTCACCGAGGGCGGCGGCACCGCCCAGTGGACCGAGATCGAGGTGGAACTCGCCGACGGCGGCGACCCGGCCTTCCTCGACAAGGTGGAGAAACGACTCCGCAAAGCGGGCGTACGACCGTCCGCATCGCCCTCCAAGCTGGCACGCGCGCTGGCCGACACGGCCCCCAAGAAGAAGCGGCGCAAGGACAAGCAGGCCCCCGCACCCGAGACCGCCGCGCCCCGGACCGCCGGGGACCATGTGCTGGCCTATCTGCGGGCCCAGCGGGACGCGATCGTCGAGCTCGACCCGGCTGTCCGGCGGGACGTGTACGACTCCGTGCACCGCCTGCGCGTCGCCACCCGCCGGATGCGCAGCGCCTTCAGGTCGTACGGCAAAGTCCTCGACCGCACCGTCACCGACCCGATCGGCGACGAGCTGAAATGGCTCGCCGGCGAGCTGGGCGTCGACCGCGACCAGGAGGTGCTGACCGAGCGCCTCACCGCCGCGCTCGACGAACTGCCCAGGACCCTGATCTCCGGCCCCGTCCGCACCCGGCTGCGCACCTGGTCGCACGCCCGGCGCGGCGGCTCCCGGCGGCGGCTGATCGCCGTACTGGACGGGAAGCGGTACCTCGCACTGCTGGAAACCCTCGACGCCCTGATCGCCGACCCGCCCCTGCTGGAAGCGGCGGCCGGCAGTCCGGAGAAGGTGATCGGGAAGGCCGTACGCAAGGACTTCTCGAAGGTGTCCGAGCTGATCGAGGAGGCCCTCGTTCTGCCCTCGGGCCATGACCGCGACGTCCCGCTGCACGAGGCGCGGAAGAAGGCGAAGCGGACCCGCTATTCGGCCGAGTCCGCGCTCCCGGCCCTCGGCGATCCGGCCTCCGCCCTGCTGAAGTCGATGAAGTCCCTGCAGAACCTGCTCGGCAACCACCAGGACAGCGTGATGACCCGGGAGGCCCTGCGGGAGCTGGCGCAGCAGGCGCACGCGGCGGGGGAGAGCGCCTTCACCTACGGGCTGCTGTACGGCCGCGAGGAGCAGCGCGCCGCCGCGGACGAGGCGGAGCTGCCCGGACTCTGGGCCGAGATCAAGGCCCTGACGGACATCTGA
- a CDS encoding VanZ family protein, with protein MIEASIAAVPGLIVTFLVLAAIVAVPTALVAKARDNPWPLPVVLAVYIAGILAVTLLSGNAGLESNQCDTGAPIHLFTSASSLLNVALFTPGALLAVVLYKRPVTVAAVFTSLSATIELVQSVANLGRSCSVTDIAANATGAILGSVMGTLWLYWRRQQLGRPVRDLLWGSLLAVVGTIALVGFFQSRIQSVDVVAKDDQRHDRAEAAIQADEWITGAAKGIFGADTQTRETATEKDGNRLKITAETNHGSISGWWPQKDLERAWSSNTRGDEGNLSEKQVAAAADDFARKWFPKDVVGSKQRIRTLGDGPTRAYAVVYRRYTKDGVMMPMRLDLTITTTGRVIGFVAKTVDDPSLERVKIDEAEARALVRNVTGLPADKGLLLAQQVKGEWRPVWLIGSGKEDIAIDAATGARVTVTDY; from the coding sequence GTGATTGAAGCATCTATCGCTGCGGTGCCAGGCCTGATTGTTACCTTCCTGGTTCTCGCCGCTATTGTCGCGGTGCCGACGGCTCTTGTGGCCAAGGCCAGAGACAACCCATGGCCACTGCCGGTGGTTCTCGCCGTCTATATCGCTGGCATTCTGGCAGTCACCCTCCTGTCCGGCAATGCCGGCTTGGAATCGAACCAATGTGACACCGGCGCGCCCATCCACCTGTTCACGTCCGCGAGCTCCCTGCTGAACGTCGCTCTTTTCACGCCGGGTGCGCTGCTCGCTGTCGTGCTGTACAAGCGGCCAGTCACAGTTGCTGCGGTGTTCACGTCCCTGAGTGCAACCATTGAGCTTGTTCAGTCCGTGGCAAACCTGGGCCGTTCGTGCAGCGTGACAGACATCGCAGCAAATGCGACAGGAGCCATATTGGGTTCGGTAATGGGGACCCTCTGGCTGTATTGGCGGCGGCAACAACTGGGCCGTCCCGTCCGTGACCTGCTCTGGGGATCGTTGCTTGCAGTAGTCGGCACGATCGCTCTTGTGGGGTTCTTCCAATCTCGGATTCAGTCAGTCGATGTTGTTGCCAAGGACGATCAGCGGCACGACCGCGCGGAGGCGGCCATTCAAGCCGATGAGTGGATCACCGGGGCCGCCAAGGGAATCTTCGGTGCTGATACCCAGACCCGCGAGACCGCCACAGAGAAGGACGGGAACCGTCTTAAGATCACCGCTGAGACAAATCATGGGTCGATTTCTGGCTGGTGGCCCCAGAAGGATTTGGAGCGCGCGTGGTCTTCGAATACACGTGGCGATGAAGGAAACCTCAGCGAAAAGCAAGTAGCGGCGGCTGCTGATGATTTCGCCCGCAAGTGGTTCCCGAAGGACGTAGTAGGAAGCAAACAGCGAATCCGCACTCTCGGTGACGGGCCAACGCGTGCTTACGCCGTGGTTTACCGGCGATATACCAAGGATGGGGTCATGATGCCCATGCGCCTTGACCTCACGATCACTACGACAGGACGTGTCATCGGCTTCGTGGCCAAGACTGTCGACGACCCGTCGCTTGAACGGGTAAAGATCGACGAGGCCGAGGCCAGAGCCCTCGTGCGCAACGTGACTGGCCTGCCAGCCGATAAGGGTCTGCTCCTCGCCCAACAGGTAAAGGGCGAGTGGCGCCCGGTCTGGCTCATCGGCAGCGGCAAAGAGGACATTGCCATCGACGCCGCGACTGGTGCACGCGTGACTGTTACTGACTACTGA